A window of Danaus plexippus chromosome 12, MEX_DaPlex, whole genome shotgun sequence contains these coding sequences:
- the LOC116772703 gene encoding 5-hydroxytryptamine receptor 1A, whose translation MDFVLGNDSDDWWNATETSAPDLYNFWAWSIVDGGLMVLIISGNTLTVLAVTMSRRLSSLVSNQFVLNLAISDLMVGLTLPYHLVFYLDDDFGKIKWSCLMRFILIILACLASIYNIIAIAVDRYIAIVHPLHYSRYMTKLVTRLLMSTTWTVAVCISCIPMFWNDWHSGVSCEMNVVVPKEYTTSILAPMFSLIWMVMFVLYWRIWREATCHARRMRANTCCPSSANDWKSIQVVLLVLGSFSICWMPFVVVSCAQTLPIVGLHNPIVYRLTSSLAMSNSGINPIIYAWKNAGFRAAFSKLLRCKRPDTSEYRGSPAPERKRGSVALREGSITRSTPGGVSTTGGGRPARLIYVESESDTARCRIIENAGYIDSECGDSNPSYAPDGPTPVHKASARPPDVV comes from the exons ATGGACTTTGTACTGGGCAATGACAGTGATGATTGGTGGAACGCGACGGAGACGAGTGCGCCGGACCTCTACAACTTCTGGGCGTGGAGCATCGTGGACGGCGGGCTGATGGTGCTCATCATCAGCGGCAACACGCTCACCGTCCTCGCCGTCACCATGAGCCGCCGCCTCTCCTCGCTCGTCTCCAACCAGTTCGTGCTGAACCTGGCCATATCCGACCTGATGGTGGGCCTCACCCTGCCCTACCATCTGGTGTTCTACCTCGACGACGATTTCGGCAAGATCAAGTGGTCGTGCTTGATGAGGTTCATACTCATAATACTCGCGTGCCTCGCCTCCATCTACAACATCATCGCCATCGCTGTAGACAG ATACATCGCCATCGTGCACCCCCTGCACTACAGCCGGTACATGACCAAGTTGGTGACTCGTCTCTTGATGAGCACCACGTGGACGGTCGCCGTATGCATCAGCTGTATACCCATGTTTTGGAACGATTGGCACAGCGGCGTCAGTTGCGAAATGAATGTC GTGGTACCTAAGGAGTACACAACGAGCATCCTGGCACCCATGTTCTCTCTCATCTGGATGGTAATGTTCGTGCTGTACTGGAGGATATGGCGAGAGGCGACCTGTCACGCGAGGAGGATGAGAGCCAACACCTGCTGCCCCTCCAGCGCTAATGACTGGAAGAGCATTCAG GTTGTACTCCTGGTCCTCGGTTCCTTCTCTATCTGCTGGATGCCATTTGTCGTGGTGTCGTGCGCACAGACGTTACCCATCGTGGGGCTCCACAACCCAATAGTATACCGTCTGACTTCATCTCTCGCCATGTCTAACTCAGGAATCAATCCCATCATATACGCGTGGAAGAACGCCGGATTCCGAGCAGCATTTTCAAAGTTATTGCGTTGCAAGCGTCCTGACACCTCCGAATACAGGGGCTCCCCGGCCCCAGAGAGGAAGAGGGGTTCGGTGGCCCTCCGTGAGGGTTCGATCACTCGATCCACACCCGGCGGAGTGTCGACCACAGGGGGGGGAAGACCGGCTCGGCTGATTTATGTCGAAAGTGAGAGCGACACGGCTCGATGTCGCATCATCGAGAACGCCGGGTACATAGACTCGGAGTGCGGGGACAGCAACCCCTCATACGCACCGGACGGGCCCACGCCCGTCCACAAAGCGAGCGCGCGGCCGCCGGACGTGGTGTAG